In a single window of the Labeo rohita strain BAU-BD-2019 chromosome 23, IGBB_LRoh.1.0, whole genome shotgun sequence genome:
- the slc2a12 gene encoding solute carrier family 2, facilitated glucose transporter member 12 isoform X2 has protein sequence MVTCEESIRMTSDPQSKTCLQNQDTHIYQEKSPCAKSGNGAALVLCSVSVACLSGLMMGYETSLISGALLQLRDILTLSCPQQEQVVGSLLFGAFLLSLGGGIILDRYGRRFSIILTALLCALGTLLSVCVVSFWALVIGRMLVGMAVALSGTASCLYAAEVAPAAWRGRCVCVYELMVVLGMLLGFGLSCAFAGVPDGWRFTFGGVLLPALLQAGIMPLLPQSPRFLLAQQREKEAHATLLRLRAGIKGVDAVEDELRAIRLALGAERLHGFLDLFRSHDNMLQRLLVGAGLVFLQQTTGQPNILAYASTVLSSVGFHGNEAATLASTGFGVVKVSGTVPAVFLVDKVGPKALLCVGTIVMMLSTATLGAVTMQSRTHVSSLCKGPVNKANLTEFETGAETDFQTNIPLGLYQPSYNELQNKHKANAFITTINDTKDHWILNYTYDHRTAFMDPEKDSSKIALPSFHVNEVSPSLKWISLVSLLVYVAGFSISLGPMVHVVLSAIFPTGIRGKAVSVISAFNWATNLLISMTFLTVTDPLQFCQVGW, from the exons ATGGTCACGTGTGAAGAGTCCATAAGAATGACTTCAGATCCTCAGAGCAAAACATGTCTACAGAATCaggacacacacatatatcaaGAGAAAAGCCCATGTGCGAAATCAG GCAATGGTGCAGCACTGGTGTTGTGTTCTGTTTCTGTGGCCTGCCTAAGTGGGTTAATGATGGGCTATGAGACAAGTCTGATATCAGGAGCATTACTTCAACTCAGGGACATTTTGACTCTCTCCTGCCCGCAACAAGAGCAAGTCGTTGGGTCTCTTCTGTTTGGAGCCTTCCTCCTCTCCCTGGGTGGCGGCATCATCCTGGACCGTTACGGACGCCGGTTCTCCATCATCCTCACGGCGCTGCTGTGTGCATTAGGCACACTTCTGAGCGTGTGTGTGGTGTCGTTTTGGGCGCTAGTGATCGGGCGGATGCTTGTCGGCATGGCGGTAGCGCTGTCTGGCACAGCGTCTTGCCTTTACGCGGCAGAAGTGGCGCCGGCCGCCTGGCGcgggaggtgtgtgtgtgtgtatgagttgATGGTAGTTTTAGGGATGCTTTTGGGATTTGGACTGAGCTGTGCATTCGCAGGGGTCCCGGATGGATGGAGGTTTACGTTCGGTGGCGTGCTGCTCCCTGCTTTGCTGCAAGCTGGCATCATGCCACTTTTGCCACAGAGTCCTCGCTTTTTGCTAGCCCAGCAGCGTGAGAAAGAGGCTCACGCGACTCTCCTCCGTCTCCGAGCAGGAATCAAAGGAGTAGACGCGGTGGAGGACGAACTCCGGGCGATACGCTTGGCGTTGGGGGCAGAGCGCCTGCACGGTTTTCTGGACCTCTTTCGTTCTCATGACAATATGCTTCAGAGACTGCTTGTTGGCGCTGGGCTGGTTTTCTTGCAGCAGACTACGGGACAGCCCAATATTTTAGCGTACGCGTCGACTGTTCTCAGCAGCGTGGGCTTCCATGGGAACGAGGCGGCGACTCTTGCATCCACAGGGTTTGGTGTAGTTAAAGTGAGCGGGACTGTTCCTGCAGTCTTTTTAGTGGACAAAGTGGGCCCTAAAGCCTTACTATGTGTTGGAACCATTGTCATGATGTTGTCAACAGCAACACTGGGGGCCGTTACTATGCAAAGCCGCACACATGTTTCTAGCCTATGCAAAGGCCCTGTTAATAAAGCAAACCTCACGGAATTTGAAACGGGAGCAGAGACTGATTTCCAGACCAACATTCCGCTGGGTTTATACCAGCCCTCTTATAATGAACTTCAAAACAAGCACAAAGCAAATGCTTTCATCACTACTATTAATGACACTAAGGACCATtggattttaaattacacatatGATCATAGGACAGCATTTATGGATCCTGAGAAAGACAGTTCCAAAATTGCACTTCCGTCTTTTCATGTTAATGAGGTGTCGCCCTCTCTGAAATGGATATCTCTGGTCAGCTTGCTCGTTTACGTGGCTGGATTTTCCATCAGCTTGGGACCAA TGGTTCATGTGGTTTTGAGTGCGATCTTCCCGACTGGCATCCGCGGAAAGGCTGTGTCTGTCATCTCTGCCTTTAACTGGGCCACAAATTTGCTTATATCGATGACCTTTCTTACTGTGACAg atcctctccagttctgtcaggttggatggtaa
- the slc2a12 gene encoding solute carrier family 2, facilitated glucose transporter member 12 isoform X1, producing the protein MVTCEESIRMTSDPQSKTCLQNQDTHIYQEKSPCAKSGNGAALVLCSVSVACLSGLMMGYETSLISGALLQLRDILTLSCPQQEQVVGSLLFGAFLLSLGGGIILDRYGRRFSIILTALLCALGTLLSVCVVSFWALVIGRMLVGMAVALSGTASCLYAAEVAPAAWRGRCVCVYELMVVLGMLLGFGLSCAFAGVPDGWRFTFGGVLLPALLQAGIMPLLPQSPRFLLAQQREKEAHATLLRLRAGIKGVDAVEDELRAIRLALGAERLHGFLDLFRSHDNMLQRLLVGAGLVFLQQTTGQPNILAYASTVLSSVGFHGNEAATLASTGFGVVKVSGTVPAVFLVDKVGPKALLCVGTIVMMLSTATLGAVTMQSRTHVSSLCKGPVNKANLTEFETGAETDFQTNIPLGLYQPSYNELQNKHKANAFITTINDTKDHWILNYTYDHRTAFMDPEKDSSKIALPSFHVNEVSPSLKWISLVSLLVYVAGFSISLGPMVHVVLSAIFPTGIRGKAVSVISAFNWATNLLISMTFLTVTERIGLPTVIFSYAAMSFVLVVFVIVFVPETKGRSLEQISKELSMKNHLSSRLLCHRRKHKASAQPSQEEKALATV; encoded by the exons ATGGTCACGTGTGAAGAGTCCATAAGAATGACTTCAGATCCTCAGAGCAAAACATGTCTACAGAATCaggacacacacatatatcaaGAGAAAAGCCCATGTGCGAAATCAG GCAATGGTGCAGCACTGGTGTTGTGTTCTGTTTCTGTGGCCTGCCTAAGTGGGTTAATGATGGGCTATGAGACAAGTCTGATATCAGGAGCATTACTTCAACTCAGGGACATTTTGACTCTCTCCTGCCCGCAACAAGAGCAAGTCGTTGGGTCTCTTCTGTTTGGAGCCTTCCTCCTCTCCCTGGGTGGCGGCATCATCCTGGACCGTTACGGACGCCGGTTCTCCATCATCCTCACGGCGCTGCTGTGTGCATTAGGCACACTTCTGAGCGTGTGTGTGGTGTCGTTTTGGGCGCTAGTGATCGGGCGGATGCTTGTCGGCATGGCGGTAGCGCTGTCTGGCACAGCGTCTTGCCTTTACGCGGCAGAAGTGGCGCCGGCCGCCTGGCGcgggaggtgtgtgtgtgtgtatgagttgATGGTAGTTTTAGGGATGCTTTTGGGATTTGGACTGAGCTGTGCATTCGCAGGGGTCCCGGATGGATGGAGGTTTACGTTCGGTGGCGTGCTGCTCCCTGCTTTGCTGCAAGCTGGCATCATGCCACTTTTGCCACAGAGTCCTCGCTTTTTGCTAGCCCAGCAGCGTGAGAAAGAGGCTCACGCGACTCTCCTCCGTCTCCGAGCAGGAATCAAAGGAGTAGACGCGGTGGAGGACGAACTCCGGGCGATACGCTTGGCGTTGGGGGCAGAGCGCCTGCACGGTTTTCTGGACCTCTTTCGTTCTCATGACAATATGCTTCAGAGACTGCTTGTTGGCGCTGGGCTGGTTTTCTTGCAGCAGACTACGGGACAGCCCAATATTTTAGCGTACGCGTCGACTGTTCTCAGCAGCGTGGGCTTCCATGGGAACGAGGCGGCGACTCTTGCATCCACAGGGTTTGGTGTAGTTAAAGTGAGCGGGACTGTTCCTGCAGTCTTTTTAGTGGACAAAGTGGGCCCTAAAGCCTTACTATGTGTTGGAACCATTGTCATGATGTTGTCAACAGCAACACTGGGGGCCGTTACTATGCAAAGCCGCACACATGTTTCTAGCCTATGCAAAGGCCCTGTTAATAAAGCAAACCTCACGGAATTTGAAACGGGAGCAGAGACTGATTTCCAGACCAACATTCCGCTGGGTTTATACCAGCCCTCTTATAATGAACTTCAAAACAAGCACAAAGCAAATGCTTTCATCACTACTATTAATGACACTAAGGACCATtggattttaaattacacatatGATCATAGGACAGCATTTATGGATCCTGAGAAAGACAGTTCCAAAATTGCACTTCCGTCTTTTCATGTTAATGAGGTGTCGCCCTCTCTGAAATGGATATCTCTGGTCAGCTTGCTCGTTTACGTGGCTGGATTTTCCATCAGCTTGGGACCAA TGGTTCATGTGGTTTTGAGTGCGATCTTCCCGACTGGCATCCGCGGAAAGGCTGTGTCTGTCATCTCTGCCTTTAACTGGGCCACAAATTTGCTTATATCGATGACCTTTCTTACTGTGACAg AGAGGATCGGCCTGCCCACCGTGATCTTCTCCTATGCTGCTATGAGCTTCGTGTTGGTGGTATTTGTGATTGTATTTGTGCCAGAGACAAAAGGACGATCGCTGGAACAGATCTCTAAGGAGCTTTCCATGAa GAATCACCTGAGCAGCAGGCTGCTGTGCCATAGAAGAAAACACAAGGCTTCAGCACAGCCCTCACAGGAGGAAAAAGCCCTTGCAACTGTTTGA
- the tbpl1 gene encoding TATA box-binding protein-like 1, translating to MEPSNDVALDIIVTNVVSVFRTRCHLNLRTIGLEGTNVIYKPEVGKVLMKLRKPRITASIWSSGKIICTGATSEEEAKLGARRLARCLQKIGFKVRFSDFKVVNVLAVCSLPFQIRLIEFTKNNRPIASYEPEIHPAASYRIKNLRSTVQVFSTGNITVTGPNVQSVASAVEQIYPLLFECQKTLS from the exons ATGGAACCCAGTAATGATGTGGCGCTTGATATCATTGTTACCAATGTCGTGTCTGTCTTCAGAACCAGGTGCCATCTAAACCTGCGTACCATCGGCCTAGAGGGGACTAATGTCATCTACAAGCCTGAAGTGGGA AAAGTCCTGATGAAGCTGCGGAAACCGCGTATCACTGCCTCTATATGGTCATCAGGGAAAATTATTTGCACTGGAGCAACAAG tGAGGAGGAAGCCAAACTAGGTGCTCGACGATTGGCCCGCTGCCTGCAAAAGATTGGATTTAAG GTGAGGTTCTCGGACTTTAAGGTTGTcaatgtgttggcagtgtgctCTTTGCCTTTTCAAATCCGTCTCATTGAGTTCACTAAGAATAACCGGCCTATTGCCAG tTATGAACCCGAAATCCATCCTGCTGCGTCATACAGAATTAAAAACCTCAGGAGTACAGTGCAGGTGTTTTCCACAGGCAATATCACTGTTACAG GACCAAATGTGCAGAGCGTGGCGTCTGCAGTGGAGCAGATTTATCCTCTGCTTTTTGAGTGTCAGAAAACACTGTCATAA